In Iodobacter fluviatilis, the DNA window AGGGTTTAGCGTAAGTCCTTCGAGGCAGTCTTTAGCCAGTTGCGCTTCTTTTGCCGCAACAGCACGCGCATATTCTAATGAACCGCTGGCTTGCACAGCAGTCAGTACGGCAGGCAGCTCATCACGGTTAGCGTGTTGCAATGCGGTGCGGACAATATGGGCGGCTTCTGGCGTGCCGTGGCTCATCACATGAATCAGCGGCAAAGTCGCTTTGCCTTCAGCCAGATCATCGCCCAGCGTTTTGCCGATTTCACTGGTTTTGCCAGAGTAATCCAATACATCGTCAATAATCTGGAAGGCGGTACCTAAATGCATACCAAAGCGCGCCATACGATCTTCCGTATCAGGATTGCTTTCGGCAAGAATGGCGCCAAGGCGTGCTGCGGCTTCAAATAATTTAGCTGTTTTGTAGCGAATTACTTTTAAATAAGCGGCTTCATCGATATCGACATTGCCAATATTCATCAGCTGCAGTACTTCGCCTTCAGCAATAATATTAGTGGTATCGGCCAGCACTTGCATAATTCGCAGCGAACCACAGCTCACCATCATCTGAAACGCGCGCGAGTATAAGAAGTCGCCCACCAAAACCGATGCGGCGTTGCCAAACAGCACATTGGCTGTGTCACGGCCTCGGCGCAGATCGGATTCATCGACCACATCGTCATGCAGCAGCGTCGAGGTATGAATAAACTCGATCACGCCAGCCAGCTCGCGGTGATGGGTGCCTTCATAGCCCAAGGCTTTTGCAGACAAGAGCACCATCATCGGACGCAGGCGTTTACCGCCCGAGTTCACAATATATTCGGCGACTTGCCGCACTAGAATGACGTCAGAATAGAGGCGATCGCGGACAACTTGGTCCACCGCCTGCATTTCTTCGCCAATAACTGATTTTACGAACTCCATTGCCACGCTTGTGCCCCGTACTGCTCGTGCATGAATTAATCGCGCATGTTAGCAGAAACTTCGACACTCCGCTCTGTCTTGGGTATAGGAGTTTGCCGCGATTCCCCAAGGATACAGATGTCGGTGCTGCGTAAGTGCTTGACTTGATTGGTCCTTCAGCGTAGCATCGCGCGTTTCCCGATTCGGGAAGACGTTT includes these proteins:
- a CDS encoding polyprenyl synthetase family protein — translated: MEFVKSVIGEEMQAVDQVVRDRLYSDVILVRQVAEYIVNSGGKRLRPMMVLLSAKALGYEGTHHRELAGVIEFIHTSTLLHDDVVDESDLRRGRDTANVLFGNAASVLVGDFLYSRAFQMMVSCGSLRIMQVLADTTNIIAEGEVLQLMNIGNVDIDEAAYLKVIRYKTAKLFEAAARLGAILAESNPDTEDRMARFGMHLGTAFQIIDDVLDYSGKTSEIGKTLGDDLAEGKATLPLIHVMSHGTPEAAHIVRTALQHANRDELPAVLTAVQASGSLEYARAVAAKEAQLAKDCLEGLTLNPYLQSLLLLADISINRNS